One genomic region from Pseudoduganella lutea encodes:
- a CDS encoding alpha/beta hydrolase: MKSLIPLLALCCCTAAAAAATVAPAAAAGSAANPATAPAYVLDNTEVRDVRATAIKRDYQVYVALPDSYRTSTRRYPVIFVVDAGYAFPVARGIASRLHRHAGMEEAIVVGLSYAKGDSAVYSRTRDYTPSVSRKGRRQSDMPGRPMASGEADGYGRFIAADVFPLIAAHYRADMRRKIFVGHSYGGLLGLQMLFTQPRTFEHYILGSPSLWFDQGVMFDREKAYAAAHRDLPASVFFGIGAREILAPGKQRSRAEEDADMVADLREFHDALATHRYPGLATTLKVFADEDHASVFPLVLTHGLRAYLKRQ, encoded by the coding sequence TTGAAATCGTTGATACCCCTGCTTGCCTTGTGCTGCTGCACGGCCGCTGCCGCTGCCGCTACTGTTGCTCCCGCTGCTGCCGCGGGTTCTGCCGCGAATCCGGCAACGGCGCCTGCTTATGTACTCGATAACACCGAAGTGCGCGACGTGCGCGCCACCGCGATCAAGCGCGACTACCAGGTGTACGTGGCGCTGCCCGACTCGTACCGCACGTCGACCAGGCGCTACCCGGTGATCTTTGTCGTCGACGCCGGCTACGCGTTCCCGGTCGCGCGTGGCATCGCTTCGCGTCTGCACCGGCATGCGGGCATGGAAGAAGCGATCGTCGTCGGCTTGTCTTATGCGAAGGGCGATTCCGCCGTCTACAGCCGCACCCGCGACTACACGCCGAGCGTGTCGCGCAAGGGCCGCCGCCAGTCCGACATGCCGGGCCGCCCGATGGCCTCCGGCGAGGCCGATGGCTATGGGCGCTTCATCGCCGCCGATGTGTTCCCGCTGATCGCTGCACACTACCGTGCCGACATGCGGCGCAAGATCTTCGTCGGCCATTCCTATGGCGGCCTGCTCGGCTTGCAGATGCTGTTCACGCAGCCACGCACATTCGAGCACTACATCCTCGGCAGCCCCTCGCTGTGGTTCGACCAGGGCGTGATGTTCGACCGCGAAAAAGCCTACGCCGCGGCGCACCGCGACCTGCCGGCGTCCGTCTTCTTCGGCATCGGCGCCCGTGAAATACTGGCGCCCGGCAAACAGCGTTCGCGCGCCGAGGAAGACGCCGACATGGTCGCCGATCTGCGCGAATTCCACGACGCCCTCGCCACGCATCGCTACCCCGGCCTTGCCACCACGCTCAAGGTGTTCGCCGACGAAGACCACGCCAGCGTCTTCCCCCTCGTCCTCACCCACGGCCTGCGGGCTTACCTGAAGCGGCAGTAA
- a CDS encoding PhoH family protein has product MPLPKLPTKPATLLLAKDYPKASGANPVPFPEHDTPPTKKSTRGKTAEVLDTVTPTMLADALPPVPPAKKTTRKGAAKTAAEAPAVADVAPVSAPPAKVAYPATATAAPASAEAPTAKAPRAKVTPIKAEVPHPAKHKPVEVTIKSSTSRHADQIGGTKLFVLDTNVLMHDPTSLFRFEEHDVYLPMMTLEELDNHKKGMSEVARNARQVSRTLDALVANTDDDAIEQGILLSKLGNKDAKGRLFFQTKLQIADLPEGLPQGKADNQILAVVRSLEADQEGRAVVLVSKDINMRIKARALGLPAEDYFNDHVLEDTDLLYSGIVQLPDDFWNKHGKDMESWQENKNGYSTTYYRVTGPFVPSLLVNQFVYLEPNNGEASFYGQVKQLNGKTAVIRVLRDYSHNKNNVWGVTARNREQNFALNLLMDPECDFVTLLGQAGTGKTLLALASGLAQVLETKLYNEIIVTRVTVPVGEDIGFLPGTEEEKMSPWMGAFDDNLEVLNKSDNDAGEWGRAATQDLIRSRIKIKSLNFMRGRTFVNKFLIIDEAQNLTPKQVKTLVTRAGPGTKILCLGNIAQIDTPYLTEGSSGLTYVVDRFKGWAHSGHVTLARGERSRLADHASDVL; this is encoded by the coding sequence ATGCCACTGCCAAAACTGCCCACCAAGCCGGCCACCCTGCTGCTGGCAAAAGATTACCCGAAGGCGAGCGGCGCCAATCCGGTGCCGTTCCCTGAACACGATACGCCACCGACCAAGAAATCCACGCGCGGCAAGACCGCCGAGGTACTGGATACCGTGACGCCGACGATGCTGGCCGACGCGCTGCCACCGGTGCCGCCAGCGAAGAAGACCACGCGCAAGGGCGCCGCGAAGACCGCGGCCGAAGCGCCTGCCGTGGCCGATGTCGCGCCGGTATCGGCGCCACCGGCAAAAGTGGCCTACCCTGCCACGGCCACCGCCGCCCCTGCCAGTGCGGAAGCGCCGACCGCGAAAGCGCCGCGCGCGAAAGTCACGCCGATCAAGGCCGAGGTGCCCCATCCGGCCAAGCACAAGCCGGTCGAGGTCACGATCAAGTCGTCGACCAGCCGCCATGCCGACCAGATTGGCGGCACGAAGCTGTTCGTGCTGGACACGAACGTGCTGATGCACGATCCGACATCGCTGTTCCGTTTCGAGGAACACGATGTGTACCTGCCGATGATGACGCTGGAAGAACTGGACAACCACAAGAAGGGCATGTCCGAAGTCGCGCGCAATGCGCGCCAGGTGTCGCGCACGCTCGATGCGCTCGTCGCCAACACGGACGACGACGCGATCGAACAGGGCATCCTGCTGTCCAAGCTGGGCAACAAGGATGCCAAGGGCCGGCTGTTCTTCCAGACCAAGCTGCAGATCGCCGACCTGCCGGAAGGCCTGCCGCAAGGGAAGGCGGACAACCAGATCCTGGCCGTCGTGCGTTCGCTGGAAGCCGACCAGGAAGGCCGCGCCGTGGTGCTGGTGTCGAAGGACATCAACATGCGCATCAAGGCGCGCGCCCTGGGCCTGCCGGCCGAGGATTACTTCAACGACCACGTGCTGGAAGATACCGACCTGCTGTACTCGGGCATCGTCCAGCTGCCGGACGACTTCTGGAACAAGCACGGCAAGGACATGGAGTCGTGGCAGGAAAACAAGAACGGCTACAGCACCACGTACTACCGCGTGACGGGGCCGTTCGTACCGTCGCTGCTCGTGAACCAGTTCGTGTATCTGGAACCGAACAATGGCGAAGCATCGTTCTATGGCCAGGTCAAGCAGCTCAATGGCAAGACGGCCGTGATCCGCGTGCTGCGCGACTACTCGCACAACAAGAACAATGTGTGGGGCGTCACCGCGCGCAATCGCGAGCAGAACTTCGCGCTGAACCTGCTGATGGATCCGGAATGCGACTTCGTCACGCTGCTGGGCCAGGCCGGCACCGGTAAAACGCTGCTGGCGCTGGCTTCCGGCCTCGCCCAGGTGCTGGAGACGAAGCTGTACAACGAGATCATCGTCACCCGCGTGACGGTGCCGGTCGGCGAGGACATCGGCTTCCTGCCGGGTACCGAGGAAGAGAAGATGAGCCCGTGGATGGGCGCGTTCGACGACAACCTCGAGGTGCTGAACAAGTCCGACAACGACGCCGGCGAATGGGGCCGCGCGGCCACGCAGGACCTGATCCGTTCGCGCATCAAGATCAAGTCGCTGAACTTCATGCGCGGCCGCACGTTCGTCAACAAGTTCCTGATCATCGACGAGGCGCAGAACCTGACGCCGAAGCAGGTCAAGACGCTGGTGACGCGCGCCGGCCCGGGCACGAAGATCCTCTGCCTCGGCAACATCGCCCAGATCGACACGCCATACCTGACCGAAGGCTCGAGCGGCCTGACCTACGTCGTCGACCGCTTCAAGGGCTGGGCCCACAGCGGCCACGTCACGTTGGCCCGCGGCGAGCGTTCGCGCCTGGCTGACCACGCGAGCGACGTGCTGTAA
- a CDS encoding peroxiredoxin: MPDFSAAMTSGQTFTLAGRPATATVLFFYPKDNTPGCTTENMAFRDLHEQFKAAGVEIYGISRDSLRSHESFKAKLGLPFELISDPDEAVCQAFGVMKQKKMYGKEVRGVERSTFVIDAQGRLVKEWRGVKVPGHVDEVLEFVARRG; this comes from the coding sequence CTGCCCGACTTTTCCGCCGCGATGACGAGCGGCCAGACGTTCACGCTGGCCGGCCGTCCGGCAACGGCCACCGTGCTGTTCTTCTACCCGAAGGACAATACGCCCGGCTGCACGACGGAAAACATGGCGTTCCGCGACCTGCACGAGCAGTTCAAGGCCGCCGGGGTGGAGATCTATGGCATCAGCCGCGATTCGCTGCGTTCCCATGAAAGCTTCAAGGCCAAGCTCGGACTGCCGTTCGAACTGATTTCCGACCCCGACGAGGCGGTATGCCAGGCATTCGGCGTGATGAAGCAGAAGAAGATGTATGGCAAGGAAGTGCGAGGGGTCGAGCGCAGTACGTTTGTCATTGACGCCCAAGGCCGGTTGGTGAAAGAATGGCGTGGCGTGAAGGTTCCCGGTCACGTCGATGAAGTGCTGGAATTTGTAGCGCGCCGGGGCTGA